The following are encoded in a window of Paenibacillaceae bacterium GAS479 genomic DNA:
- a CDS encoding DinB superfamily protein: protein MAAQQNKVLNEFSNFLLWAETLKVTAKDIWLKPISTGKWSLREILAHLMYWDKNSLEMMVPSMSEGAQLFFVDIEKHNQEAAVFAQSYHSLDALIDDLVKTRKQLLILLVEKYNDTMKFTIDNDNYSFKKFVNVFIHHDEHHKKQIEAFMKQEKRT, encoded by the coding sequence ATGGCTGCTCAGCAAAATAAAGTACTAAATGAGTTCTCAAATTTCTTGCTTTGGGCTGAAACTTTGAAAGTTACCGCAAAAGACATTTGGTTGAAACCTATATCCACGGGGAAATGGTCTCTTAGAGAGATTTTAGCTCACCTTATGTATTGGGATAAGAACAGTTTGGAAATGATGGTCCCAAGTATGTCGGAAGGTGCTCAATTATTCTTTGTAGACATCGAAAAGCATAACCAAGAAGCCGCTGTATTTGCACAATCGTACCATTCCTTAGACGCACTTATCGATGACCTCGTTAAGACACGTAAGCAGTTGCTTATTTTGCTCGTGGAAAAATACAACGACACTATGAAGTTCACGATCGACAACGATAACTATTCCTTTAAGAAGTTTGTAAATGTATTCATACACCATGACGAACACCATAAGAAACAAATCGAAGCCTTTATGAAGCAAGAGAAACGTACATAA
- a CDS encoding Acetyltransferase (GNAT) domain-containing protein — translation MINEQYEIIERPPTVVEHKTLWESVGWGTVDTEMTKQSIANSVYAVVVILDGKVIGMGRIVGDGAMYFYIQDVAVLPEHQMKGIGKMIVKQLLAYIKKCKFKNGNAFVGLFASYGKDNFYERYGFKDHSPEMTGMFTVLDQ, via the coding sequence ATGATAAATGAACAATATGAAATAATTGAGCGTCCCCCAACTGTGGTCGAGCATAAGACTTTATGGGAGTCAGTAGGTTGGGGCACTGTAGATACAGAAATGACAAAACAATCTATAGCTAATTCGGTTTATGCCGTGGTTGTCATTTTGGATGGAAAAGTCATCGGTATGGGGCGAATAGTTGGCGATGGAGCTATGTATTTTTATATTCAGGATGTTGCTGTCCTACCAGAACATCAGATGAAAGGAATAGGGAAGATGATTGTAAAGCAATTACTTGCCTATATAAAAAAGTGCAAATTTAAGAACGGCAATGCTTTTGTAGGCCTATTTGCCTCATATGGAAAAGATAATTTTTATGAGAGGTACGGATTTAAGGATCACTCCCCGGAGATGACAGGGATGTTTACTGTTTTAGATCAATAA
- a CDS encoding Uncharacterized protein YjbI, contains pentapeptide repeats (manually curated) — protein MNSKLQSDCENCFALCCVALPYGKSADFACNKQSGVPCRNLDSDHRCRIHEDLKMKGFQGCVSYECFGAGQHVSQHIFKGEDWRGNSESSQLMFEVFPIVQQLSEMLYYLHQTLELEETRSIHDELQLVFDVTLSLTNLDPVDILELDVPAHRELVNRHLLTTSSIIRKDFNPSSKIMKITNDYLGADMKGTNLKGYNFRGALLIAADLSGADLRKVDFIGADLRDANLSDANLTGSFFLTQSQVNSAKGNQGTKLPYGLKAPAHWLTGIPTH, from the coding sequence TTGAACAGTAAACTGCAGTCCGATTGTGAAAATTGTTTTGCTCTATGTTGCGTTGCTTTACCCTACGGGAAGTCAGCAGATTTTGCTTGTAACAAACAAAGCGGGGTACCCTGTCGGAACCTCGACTCCGACCATAGATGTCGTATCCATGAGGATTTAAAAATGAAGGGATTTCAAGGATGTGTGTCCTATGAATGCTTTGGAGCAGGACAGCATGTTTCTCAACATATATTTAAAGGTGAGGATTGGAGAGGAAATTCAGAGTCATCACAACTAATGTTCGAGGTTTTCCCAATCGTTCAACAATTGTCTGAAATGCTTTATTACCTGCATCAAACATTGGAACTGGAAGAAACCCGATCCATTCATGATGAGCTACAACTCGTGTTTGATGTTACGTTATCGTTAACTAATCTCGATCCAGTGGATATTTTAGAGTTAGACGTTCCAGCTCATAGAGAACTCGTAAACCGCCACCTCTTAACAACAAGCTCAATCATTCGCAAAGACTTTAATCCTAGTAGTAAAATAATGAAAATCACAAATGATTATTTAGGCGCCGATATGAAGGGAACTAACTTGAAAGGATATAATTTCAGAGGTGCATTGCTAATTGCAGCGGATTTGAGCGGTGCTGACTTACGCAAAGTCGATTTTATTGGCGCAGATCTAAGAGATGCTAATCTGTCTGACGCTAATTTGACTGGGAGCTTTTTTTTAACACAATCACAAGTCAATTCAGCTAAAGGGAATCAGGGTACCAAACTTCCATATGGTCTTAAAGCTCCCGCACATTGGTTGACGGGTATTCCCACTCATTAG
- a CDS encoding Transmembrane secretion effector, which translates to MKEAFSILKKDPSYRKLVTANFISGIGDWFSSVAILSLLLQITGTGLAVGITLAARTLPYLFMGPIGGILADKVNKKTILVVSDFARIFLAFSFHQQLQRRSRRIVRHYSCFIHFIGSCDTAVL; encoded by the coding sequence GTGAAAGAAGCTTTTTCCATACTAAAAAAAGATCCGTCTTATAGAAAGCTCGTCACTGCAAATTTCATTAGTGGGATTGGAGACTGGTTTAGCAGCGTTGCAATTTTAAGTTTGCTTCTTCAAATTACGGGGACAGGGTTAGCGGTAGGGATAACGTTAGCAGCTCGTACGCTTCCGTATTTGTTTATGGGTCCTATTGGCGGTATTCTGGCTGATAAGGTAAATAAAAAAACGATATTAGTCGTTTCTGATTTTGCTCGTATTTTTTTGGCGTTCTCTTTTCATCAGCAATTACAAAGGCGGAGTAGGCGCATCGTTAGGCATTATTCTTGTTT